From a region of the Synechococcus sp. PCC 7502 genome:
- a CDS encoding LuxR C-terminal-related transcriptional regulator: protein MTNSLQLTPNVTSLSDRELQVIELVASGLTNQEIAAELEISKRTVDNHISNILTKTHTDNRVALVRWALQWGKVCIDQVNCCIINKPKSPKSQDELQSA, encoded by the coding sequence ATGACCAACTCACTCCAACTCACTCCCAACGTCACATCCTTATCAGACAGAGAACTTCAGGTAATTGAGCTAGTTGCCTCGGGGTTAACCAATCAAGAGATAGCAGCCGAGTTGGAAATTAGTAAACGCACCGTAGATAATCACATCAGTAATATTTTGACAAAAACCCATACCGATAATCGGGTGGCATTAGTACGATGGGCTTTGCAATGGGGCAAAGTCTGTATTGATCAGGTAAATTGTTGCATAATTAACAAGCCCAAGTCTCCCAAGTCTCAAGATGAATTGCAGAGTGCATAG
- a CDS encoding mechanosensitive ion channel domain-containing protein produces MINGLWLWAIALIIGFPVAVVLLGELIHRLQKQKQPFVATLQIIRNLVLPVLIFLLFTQHVLELPPQDERVRSIQTLLWICVIHGALSLLNTVLFEQAKADTWQAKVPKLLIDLSRLFLVLLGTAIVLATVWNADLAGLVTALGVSSIVIGLALQDTLGSVMSGIALLFEQPFSVGDWLKVGSLVGQVIDINWRSVRLVTLEREMVVIPHKVISGEVIRNFSRPQRIHAERVQVGFSYKDPPNLAKYVLKNTALETQGILANPEPYIFTLGYSDSSITYEVKFFIEDYADLEEIRDRFMTRVWYAAQRNNLNIPFPIRTLYHFHGPTSQAEGSKKFAQSLDSIPAFVPLERDYNLRSPDINLQHFGAGENVIQQGYPSSALYIVIVGIAVMTVVDPNGDEHEVLQINPGEFFGEMTLFSGEVSMITVRAKQDLELMMISANEVDKMIERQPSFSREISQVLEIRRRALNNLQKSIQPNLRR; encoded by the coding sequence TTGATTAACGGTCTCTGGCTTTGGGCGATCGCTTTAATTATTGGTTTCCCTGTGGCAGTGGTTCTATTGGGAGAATTAATTCATCGTCTGCAAAAGCAAAAACAGCCCTTTGTCGCTACCTTACAAATTATTAGAAATTTAGTTTTACCCGTACTAATTTTTTTACTATTTACTCAACATGTTTTAGAGCTACCACCTCAAGATGAACGGGTACGAAGTATCCAGACCCTCCTCTGGATTTGTGTCATTCATGGTGCGTTATCACTACTAAATACAGTTTTATTTGAGCAGGCAAAGGCGGACACTTGGCAGGCAAAGGTTCCTAAGTTATTAATTGATTTGTCCCGCTTGTTTTTGGTGCTATTAGGGACAGCGATCGTCTTGGCAACGGTGTGGAATGCTGATTTAGCTGGACTTGTGACTGCCTTAGGCGTAAGCTCGATCGTCATTGGTTTGGCATTGCAAGATACTCTGGGCAGTGTTATGTCAGGAATTGCACTCCTTTTTGAGCAACCATTTTCGGTAGGGGACTGGTTAAAAGTTGGTAGTTTAGTGGGACAGGTAATTGATATTAATTGGCGATCGGTTCGTCTTGTCACCCTAGAACGGGAAATGGTGGTTATTCCCCATAAAGTAATTTCGGGGGAAGTAATTCGTAATTTTAGTCGCCCCCAACGGATTCATGCGGAACGAGTCCAAGTGGGGTTTTCCTATAAAGACCCCCCTAACCTTGCTAAGTACGTCTTAAAAAACACTGCCCTAGAGACTCAAGGCATTTTGGCTAATCCAGAGCCGTATATTTTTACCTTAGGCTATAGCGATTCATCAATTACCTATGAGGTGAAGTTTTTTATCGAAGACTATGCCGACTTAGAAGAAATTCGCGATCGCTTTATGACCAGGGTTTGGTATGCTGCCCAACGCAATAATCTCAATATTCCCTTTCCGATTCGCACTCTCTATCATTTCCACGGACCAACTTCACAGGCAGAGGGTAGTAAGAAATTTGCCCAAAGCCTAGATTCGATTCCTGCTTTTGTGCCACTGGAACGGGACTATAACCTGCGATCGCCTGATATAAATTTGCAACATTTTGGTGCAGGGGAGAATGTGATTCAACAGGGTTATCCTAGTAGTGCCTTATATATCGTGATTGTCGGTATCGCCGTAATGACCGTAGTTGATCCCAATGGCGATGAACATGAGGTACTCCAAATTAATCCGGGTGAGTTTTTTGGTGAAATGACGCTATTTTCAGGAGAGGTCAGCATGATTACTGTTAGGGCGAAGCAGGACTTAGAACTGATGATGATCTCTGCCAATGAAGTGGATAAAATGATCGAGCGCCAACCGAGTTTTTCCCGTGAAATTAGTCAAGTTCTAGAAATCCGACGGAGGGCATTAAATAATCTCCAAAAATCAATCCAACCTAATCTTAGGCGTTAA
- a CDS encoding PP2C family protein-serine/threonine phosphatase has protein sequence MSFIPSLRKTPDPQKTPTLLATTGKNEAETKQEQEQIQELLGFLGFGLRSFNNLNQFLEVVPLFASRVNNADGSLLIIFKPDGQARLESLQYNEQVSNQVKFQHLRRRLEQEIQSLSGSVEVLDRVVQHALGSVVKLFYTQILIKNAVVGRLYVFSYDQNYTWNTTRQKLLRLVADQAAVAIENNTLATELIKKERQDRELEIGAEIQRQLLPKNCPHIQGLQLAARCLTASRVGGDYYDFIPIQKGKRWSIVVGDVMGKGVPAGLIMTMTRGMLRAEVLNGHSPGMILEHLNQIMFDDLDKSHRFVTMFYSEYDPKKQVLSYSNAAHLPALLWRSQNSSICSLDTLGAIIGLEPGSRYDERNVQLYAGDVVIYYTDGFTEAANTKGDRFDEENLRFYLNQACQKISKDYKPETNNYPQLILDYIFEKLENFIGKESTYSDDMTLIVLQVQN, from the coding sequence ATGTCCTTTATTCCCTCACTTCGTAAAACCCCAGACCCGCAAAAAACTCCTACGCTGTTAGCAACAACGGGGAAAAATGAAGCTGAGACAAAACAAGAGCAAGAGCAGATTCAGGAATTACTAGGATTTTTGGGATTTGGGCTTAGAAGTTTCAATAATCTTAATCAGTTTTTGGAAGTAGTACCACTTTTCGCCAGTCGAGTAAATAATGCTGATGGTTCCCTTTTAATCATATTTAAGCCCGATGGACAGGCTCGTTTAGAGTCTTTACAGTACAATGAGCAAGTCTCTAATCAGGTTAAATTCCAGCACCTACGGCGGCGGCTAGAGCAGGAGATTCAATCACTTTCTGGTTCGGTTGAAGTTTTAGATCGAGTAGTCCAGCATGCCCTCGGCTCTGTCGTTAAGCTTTTTTACACCCAAATTTTAATTAAAAATGCGGTAGTTGGTCGATTATACGTTTTTAGTTATGACCAAAATTACACTTGGAATACGACAAGACAAAAATTACTACGCCTAGTTGCAGATCAAGCGGCAGTGGCGATCGAGAATAATACCTTAGCTACAGAATTAATAAAAAAAGAACGGCAAGATCGAGAATTAGAGATTGGTGCCGAAATCCAGCGCCAACTTTTGCCCAAAAACTGTCCCCATATTCAAGGACTGCAATTAGCAGCCAGATGTTTAACTGCTAGTCGGGTGGGGGGTGACTATTATGATTTCATTCCCATTCAAAAAGGTAAACGTTGGAGTATTGTGGTCGGTGATGTCATGGGGAAGGGGGTGCCAGCAGGATTAATTATGACCATGACTAGGGGGATGCTGCGGGCTGAAGTTTTGAATGGTCATAGTCCTGGCATGATTTTAGAGCATCTTAATCAAATTATGTTTGATGACTTAGATAAGTCACACAGATTTGTAACGATGTTTTACTCAGAATATGACCCTAAAAAGCAAGTCCTATCCTACAGTAATGCTGCCCATTTACCCGCTCTATTATGGCGATCTCAGAACTCCAGTATTTGCTCCCTGGATACATTGGGTGCCATTATTGGCTTAGAACCCGGTTCTAGGTACGATGAACGCAATGTCCAACTTTATGCTGGAGATGTTGTGATCTACTACACCGATGGTTTTACGGAGGCAGCCAACACTAAAGGAGATCGCTTTGATGAGGAAAATTTGAGATTCTACCTTAATCAAGCTTGTCAAAAAATTTCTAAAGACTATAAACCTGAAACCAATAACTATCCACAGTTAATCCTAGATTACATTTTTGAAAAATTGGAAAACTTTATAGGCAAAGAATCAACCTACAGTGATGACATGACTCTAATAGTTTTACAGGTACAAAATTAG
- the rplL gene encoding 50S ribosomal protein L7/L12: protein MSAVTDEIIEKLKSLTLLEAAELVKAIEETFGVSAAAPVGGVVVAAAAAAPVEEVEEKTAFDLVLDAVPADKKISILKVVREITGLGLKDAKDLVEAAPKTVKEGLPKADAEAAKKQLEDAGATASVK from the coding sequence ATGTCTGCTGTAACTGATGAAATTATTGAGAAACTAAAATCACTAACCCTACTAGAGGCTGCTGAATTAGTTAAGGCAATTGAAGAAACCTTTGGAGTATCTGCTGCTGCTCCTGTAGGCGGTGTGGTCGTTGCTGCTGCTGCTGCTGCTCCTGTGGAAGAAGTAGAAGAAAAAACTGCATTTGACTTAGTATTAGATGCTGTACCTGCGGATAAGAAAATTTCAATCTTGAAGGTGGTACGGGAAATTACTGGTCTTGGCTTGAAAGATGCTAAGGATTTAGTGGAAGCTGCACCTAAAACCGTTAAAGAAGGTCTGCCTAAAGCCGATGCTGAGGCTGCTAAGAAGCAACTAGAAGATGCCGGTGCTACTGCTTCTGTTAAGTAA
- a CDS encoding histidinol-phosphate transaminase, with protein sequence MPSPIRPDLAALSSYQAEEYLSLDHPIDKLDANEVSVDLPDWFKQKLGAIAQSEILANRYPDGSYLNLKKLIAEYTGVQPDQISLGNGSDELIRSLLIATCLSSDSKHGSILTLEPTFSMYGILAQGLGIPVIKVPRHHNDFSIDIEAANIAILSGTIKVVCLVHPNSPTGNLLNAQELAWVRSLPEHILVVIDEAYFEFSGHSLVPELAQHPNWLILRTFSKAFRLAAYRVGYAIANVELVTALEKIRLPYNLPTISQLAAELAMGHRHELLSNIPEICQERDFLFTQIKNLGISVWKSDANFLYLRTPKDSEILSSLKTKGTLIRQTGGGLRLTIGTPNQNQRTLERLKESINYF encoded by the coding sequence ATGCCCTCACCTATTCGACCTGATTTAGCTGCGTTGTCCTCCTATCAAGCTGAGGAATATTTAAGTCTAGATCATCCTATCGATAAACTTGACGCCAATGAGGTCTCCGTAGATTTACCCGATTGGTTTAAACAAAAATTAGGAGCGATCGCCCAGTCGGAAATTTTGGCTAATCGTTATCCCGATGGTAGTTATTTAAATTTAAAGAAATTGATTGCCGAATACACAGGAGTACAGCCCGATCAAATTTCCCTAGGTAATGGCTCCGATGAATTAATTCGTTCTCTATTAATTGCCACCTGTTTAAGCTCTGATTCCAAGCATGGTAGTATTCTGACCCTAGAGCCGACTTTTTCTATGTACGGAATTTTAGCGCAGGGACTGGGGATTCCTGTAATTAAAGTGCCTCGTCACCACAATGATTTCAGTATAGATATAGAAGCTGCCAATATCGCCATCTTATCTGGAACAATTAAGGTTGTCTGTTTAGTTCATCCCAACTCGCCAACGGGCAACTTATTAAATGCTCAAGAATTAGCTTGGGTGCGATCGCTCCCTGAACATATACTGGTGGTAATTGATGAGGCATACTTTGAGTTCTCAGGTCATAGCCTGGTCCCGGAGTTAGCTCAGCATCCCAATTGGTTAATTTTGCGTACTTTTTCTAAAGCCTTTCGTTTAGCAGCCTATCGTGTTGGTTATGCGATCGCCAACGTCGAATTAGTCACTGCCCTCGAAAAGATTCGCCTACCCTATAACCTGCCCACAATTTCTCAACTGGCGGCAGAGTTAGCCATGGGACATCGCCATGAACTGCTGTCGAATATTCCCGAAATTTGTCAAGAGCGGGATTTTCTATTTACACAAATTAAAAATCTAGGCATTTCAGTATGGAAAAGTGATGCCAATTTTCTGTATCTTCGTACCCCTAAGGACTCAGAAATCCTGAGTTCTCTAAAAACCAAGGGTACACTAATTCGGCAAACTGGCGGAGGACTGCGCCTCACCATTGGAACTCCAAACCAAAATCAACGGACTTTAGAAAGATTAAAGGAATCGATCAATTATTTTTAA
- the murD gene encoding UDP-N-acetylmuramoyl-L-alanine--D-glutamate ligase: protein MPIAHVLGLGKSGVAAARLLKSNGWQVAASDQGTNPSLMRQRDLLESEGIEVTLNSSPSWEDTSIELIIVSPGIPWDSPILQKARNLSIETIGEVELGWQYLHKIPWLAITGTNGKTTTTALVAAIFQAAGINAPACGNIGVPVCDVALNSQLPDWIIAEISSYQIESAPSINPQIGVWTTFTPDHLNRHRTVEAYRDIKYSLIKRSRQIILNSDDQYLSQHGASLCPQAVWTSCTNSTNGAYIEAGWVKFADQDVVAVHKFKLIGQHNLQNLLMAVTAAKLAGISSEAIAAGVAEFNGVAHRLEYICDRQGVQFINDSKATNYDAALVGLQAIENTTILIAGGEPKTGEPQAWLELIKQKAAKVLLIGEAAPLFAKLLQGVNYSTYEIVNTLEVAVPRSLTLAVSLKVKTVLFSPACASFDQFANFEQRGDRFRELCLDINA, encoded by the coding sequence ATGCCGATCGCACATGTATTAGGGCTAGGAAAATCTGGAGTTGCGGCAGCCCGTTTGTTAAAATCTAATGGCTGGCAAGTGGCGGCAAGCGATCAAGGAACTAACCCCAGCTTAATGCGACAACGAGATTTGCTAGAGTCTGAAGGCATTGAAGTAACACTAAATAGTAGCCCTAGCTGGGAAGACACCTCAATTGAATTAATTATTGTTAGTCCAGGAATTCCTTGGGATAGCCCTATTTTACAAAAAGCGAGAAATTTAAGCATTGAGACCATTGGCGAAGTGGAGTTGGGTTGGCAATACCTTCATAAAATTCCTTGGTTAGCAATTACTGGCACCAATGGTAAAACTACAACTACAGCTTTAGTGGCGGCAATTTTTCAAGCGGCAGGGATAAATGCTCCCGCTTGCGGCAATATTGGTGTACCTGTGTGCGACGTTGCCTTAAATTCTCAACTACCTGATTGGATTATTGCCGAAATTAGTAGCTACCAAATTGAGTCGGCTCCCAGTATAAATCCGCAAATTGGTGTGTGGACAACCTTTACTCCCGATCATCTCAATCGTCATCGTACCGTTGAGGCGTATCGAGATATTAAATATAGTCTGATCAAGCGATCGCGGCAAATTATTTTAAATAGCGATGATCAATACCTGTCCCAACATGGTGCTTCCCTATGTCCTCAGGCTGTATGGACATCCTGCACTAATTCTACTAATGGGGCATACATTGAGGCGGGATGGGTAAAATTTGCTGATCAAGATGTAGTAGCTGTACATAAATTTAAGTTGATCGGGCAGCACAATCTCCAAAACTTATTAATGGCGGTAACCGCAGCAAAACTGGCAGGAATTAGTTCTGAAGCTATTGCCGCAGGAGTAGCTGAATTTAATGGGGTTGCCCATCGCTTGGAATATATTTGTGATCGCCAAGGGGTACAGTTTATTAATGATAGTAAAGCCACTAACTACGATGCCGCATTGGTGGGATTACAAGCCATAGAAAATACAACCATCCTAATTGCTGGCGGCGAACCTAAAACTGGAGAACCCCAAGCATGGCTAGAACTAATTAAGCAAAAAGCAGCTAAGGTACTTTTAATTGGAGAAGCTGCTCCCTTATTTGCCAAATTGCTCCAAGGGGTAAATTATTCTACCTATGAAATTGTAAATACCCTTGAAGTAGCAGTCCCTAGGTCATTAACTTTAGCGGTAAGCCTTAAGGTTAAAACAGTTTTATTCTCTCCTGCCTGTGCTAGCTTTGATCAGTTTGCTAACTTTGAACAACGGGGCGATCGCTTTCGAGAACTATGCCTAGATATTAACGCCTAA
- a CDS encoding GuaB3 family IMP dehydrogenase-related protein — protein MNIQIGRGKSARRAYGIDEIALVPSGKTLDPSLADTYLTIGNIRREIPIIASAMDGVVDVKMAVLLSELGAFGVINLDGIQTRYEDTAPILDKIASVGKEEFVGLMQKLYAEPVKLELIEQRIKEIKNSGAIAAASSTPINAEKYGFLATQAGCDLFFVQSTVVSTTHLSPDGFKSLNLAEFCQKMPIPVILGNCVTYDVTLELLQAGAAGILVGIGPGAACTSRGVLGVGIPQATAVADCAAARDDFYTQTGKYIPIIADGGLITGGDICKSIACGADGVMIGSPLARAAEAPGRGFHWGMATPSPVLPRGTRIKVGTTGTIAQILRGPAGLDDGTHNLLGALKTSMGTLGAETIREMQQVEVVIAPSLLTEGKVYQKAQQLGMGK, from the coding sequence GTGAATATTCAAATTGGACGGGGAAAATCAGCGAGAAGAGCCTACGGCATTGATGAAATTGCCCTAGTTCCTAGTGGTAAGACTCTTGATCCTAGCCTAGCCGATACCTACTTAACCATAGGTAATATCCGTAGAGAAATTCCCATAATTGCCAGTGCTATGGATGGAGTGGTTGATGTCAAAATGGCGGTGTTACTCTCAGAGTTGGGTGCTTTCGGAGTCATTAATCTGGATGGCATTCAAACAAGGTACGAGGATACAGCCCCGATTCTCGATAAAATTGCTTCTGTGGGTAAAGAAGAATTTGTCGGTTTAATGCAGAAACTCTATGCCGAACCTGTCAAGCTTGAACTAATTGAGCAAAGAATTAAGGAAATTAAAAATAGCGGAGCGATCGCTGCCGCAAGTAGCACTCCTATTAATGCTGAAAAATATGGGTTCCTAGCTACTCAAGCAGGCTGTGATTTGTTTTTTGTCCAATCTACCGTCGTCTCCACAACTCACTTGTCTCCAGATGGCTTTAAGTCCTTAAATCTGGCTGAATTTTGTCAGAAAATGCCTATTCCCGTAATTTTAGGAAACTGTGTAACCTACGATGTCACCCTCGAACTACTACAGGCGGGTGCCGCAGGAATTTTAGTGGGAATTGGACCTGGTGCAGCTTGTACCTCTAGGGGTGTTTTAGGTGTGGGCATTCCCCAAGCAACGGCTGTAGCTGATTGTGCAGCAGCTAGAGATGATTTTTATACCCAAACTGGAAAATATATTCCCATAATTGCCGACGGCGGACTAATTACAGGTGGGGATATTTGTAAATCGATCGCCTGTGGTGCAGATGGAGTGATGATTGGTTCACCTTTAGCACGGGCAGCAGAGGCTCCGGGTAGAGGTTTTCATTGGGGCATGGCAACGCCTAGTCCAGTTTTACCAAGGGGAACAAGAATTAAAGTTGGAACTACGGGTACGATTGCCCAAATTTTGAGAGGTCCTGCTGGACTAGATGATGGCACCCATAATCTATTAGGCGCACTTAAGACTAGTATGGGTACCTTGGGAGCAGAAACTATCCGTGAAATGCAACAGGTTGAAGTGGTAATTGCTCCATCATTATTAACTGAAGGCAAGGTTTACCAAAAAGCACAGCAGCTTGGTATGGGTAAATAA
- a CDS encoding VOC family protein has product MRSHHISIKTADIFEAIAFYEALGFTVESRFTSGITLACWMIGANTRLELMQVPEPQPTANGFEAESYVGYYHLSFEVDNLELCLQELVAKLGKLKLLLTPRTQEIGDRTYRVAFIADTDGLPIELIQN; this is encoded by the coding sequence ATGCGTTCCCACCATATCTCAATTAAAACCGCAGATATTTTTGAGGCGATCGCCTTTTATGAGGCTTTGGGTTTTACCGTGGAAAGTCGATTTACGTCTGGTATTACCCTTGCTTGCTGGATGATTGGAGCTAATACAAGGCTTGAGCTAATGCAGGTACCTGAACCACAACCAACTGCCAATGGTTTTGAGGCAGAAAGTTATGTAGGCTATTACCATTTATCTTTTGAAGTGGATAACTTGGAACTATGCTTACAGGAATTAGTGGCAAAGTTAGGTAAACTTAAGCTCTTACTTACCCCTAGGACTCAAGAAATTGGCGATCGCACTTATAGGGTTGCCTTTATTGCCGATACTGACGGTTTGCCAATTGAATTAATCCAAAATTAA
- the malQ gene encoding 4-alpha-glucanotransferase codes for MSFKRSSGILLHPTSLPSRFGIGDLGTSAYGFIDFLEASGQKLWQVLPLGPTGYGNSPYMCFSAIAGSPMLISPDLLIKQELLWESDLESLPDFERDFTDFDRVIPYKTNIFRLAYDRFKNRFITNENPEFTDFCANQSIWLDDYALFMAILETYEHKPWHTWEEAIAQREPEAIRHHTELLQEQISFHKFLQFQFFKQWAELRGYANQKEILIIGDIPIYVAHNSADVWANPSIFVLDPESFEPALMAGVPPDYFSETGQLWGNPVYNWEVLQQDNFSWWINRFKFMLQYVDIIRIDHFRGFESFWQVPSGEDTAINGEWKLAPGQELFTTLRAVLGGLPILAEDLGIITPEVEALRDQFEFPGMRILLFAFGGDSNNIYLPHHYVKNSLVYTGTHDNDTAVGWWQRASEHEQELLTNYVGVDEVKEINWLLIRLALASVSDLAVIPLQDIWGLDNTARMNMPGTATGNWAWRYSSNDLLTSDLSDRLRNLTQLYSR; via the coding sequence ATGTCGTTCAAACGTTCCAGTGGAATCCTGCTTCACCCCACCTCCTTACCTAGTCGATTTGGAATTGGTGACCTAGGCACCTCTGCCTATGGATTTATAGATTTTCTGGAAGCAAGTGGACAGAAGCTTTGGCAGGTTTTACCCCTAGGACCCACTGGTTACGGTAATTCTCCCTATATGTGTTTCAGTGCGATCGCTGGCAGCCCTATGTTAATTAGTCCCGATCTATTGATCAAGCAGGAATTACTATGGGAATCAGATTTGGAATCCTTACCAGATTTTGAGCGAGATTTCACGGATTTTGATCGAGTAATTCCCTATAAGACTAATATTTTCCGACTGGCGTATGATCGATTTAAAAATCGCTTTATTACTAATGAAAATCCTGAATTTACAGATTTCTGTGCAAACCAAAGTATCTGGCTAGATGACTATGCCCTATTCATGGCAATCTTGGAAACCTACGAACATAAGCCTTGGCATACCTGGGAGGAGGCGATCGCCCAACGGGAACCAGAGGCAATCCGTCACCATACTGAACTTCTCCAAGAGCAAATTAGCTTCCATAAATTTTTGCAATTCCAGTTTTTTAAGCAGTGGGCAGAATTACGCGGCTATGCCAATCAAAAGGAAATTTTAATTATTGGCGATATTCCCATTTATGTTGCACACAATAGTGCTGATGTCTGGGCAAATCCTAGTATCTTTGTCCTTGATCCAGAAAGTTTTGAACCTGCATTAATGGCTGGTGTGCCACCGGACTATTTTAGTGAGACAGGGCAGTTATGGGGAAATCCAGTCTATAACTGGGAGGTATTGCAACAGGATAATTTTAGCTGGTGGATTAATCGTTTTAAGTTCATGTTGCAGTATGTGGATATTATTCGCATCGATCATTTTCGTGGGTTTGAGTCCTTTTGGCAGGTACCATCGGGTGAAGATACAGCCATAAATGGAGAATGGAAATTGGCACCAGGGCAGGAGCTATTTACGACTTTAAGGGCAGTTTTAGGTGGGTTACCAATTTTGGCAGAGGATTTAGGAATTATCACCCCTGAAGTTGAGGCACTCAGGGATCAATTTGAATTTCCGGGGATGAGGATTTTACTGTTTGCCTTTGGGGGCGACTCTAACAATATTTATCTCCCCCACCACTATGTTAAAAATAGCTTAGTTTATACTGGCACCCATGATAATGATACGGCAGTGGGTTGGTGGCAACGTGCAAGTGAGCATGAGCAAGAATTATTGACAAATTATGTTGGAGTAGATGAGGTTAAGGAAATAAATTGGCTATTAATTCGACTAGCTTTAGCATCGGTATCTGATTTGGCGGTGATCCCTTTACAGGATATTTGGGGCTTAGATAACACAGCAAGGATGAATATGCCCGGCACTGCCACAGGTAACTGGGCTTGGCGTTATAGTTCTAACGATTTATTAACTTCTGACTTAAGCGATCGCCTCCGCAATTTAACGCAGCTATACAGCCGATAG
- the ftsY gene encoding signal recognition particle-docking protein FtsY: protein MVFNWFRRKFDDEQEKNTVTPDEKPVEKVDTPAVPAQDLLNWAKTAYANIQARENNENTSNTLATESLSESTEVSPPESLSVQISEPEVLELTETALSETPIETIVDNVDPQVVNDRSESSEGISEISEVEVIKAIEVKEPESLPFWADSDRQARIAALNANVIEEPVDVTESIAIASSIPELPVDQGLDEGFLWSAEILAAQGRRPQDVSVEEIAWLKRLRQGLDKTRLSLVNQLKALVGKGPLNADAVDEIEALLLQADVGVKATDLIIQKLQAKIRDEVLPPEAAIAFLKQILQEILEQPFQNTRTPVRLAPEQNQLNVWLITGVNGAGKTTTIGKLAHLSKNSGYSTLIAAADTFRAAAVQQVQVWGDRSGVEVIANIGKNTDPASVVFDAIVSAQSRGTELLLVDTAGRLQNKQNLMDELSKIRRIVDKKATGAKVESLLVLDATLGQNGLRQAEVFTKSAGISGVILTKLDGTARGGVAIAVVQQLGLPIRFIGAGEGINDLRPFSSYEFVEALLSS, encoded by the coding sequence ATGGTATTCAACTGGTTTCGGCGCAAATTTGATGATGAGCAGGAGAAAAATACGGTAACTCCTGACGAAAAACCTGTGGAGAAAGTTGATACACCTGCTGTCCCCGCTCAAGATTTACTCAACTGGGCAAAAACCGCCTATGCCAATATTCAGGCAAGGGAGAATAATGAAAATACATCTAATACCTTAGCTACTGAATCATTATCTGAATCTACGGAAGTTAGCCCACCAGAATCATTAAGTGTACAAATATCTGAGCCAGAAGTTTTAGAACTTACAGAGACGGCATTATCAGAAACCCCTATTGAAACTATTGTCGATAATGTTGATCCGCAAGTAGTAAACGATCGCTCAGAATCGAGTGAGGGAATCTCGGAAATTTCAGAAGTTGAAGTTATAAAAGCTATAGAAGTTAAAGAACCTGAGTCTTTACCCTTTTGGGCAGATAGTGATCGCCAAGCTCGGATTGCTGCCCTAAATGCTAATGTGATCGAAGAACCAGTCGATGTAACAGAATCAATTGCGATCGCTAGTTCAATTCCAGAATTACCAGTAGATCAAGGATTGGATGAGGGGTTTCTGTGGTCAGCCGAAATTTTAGCGGCTCAGGGTCGTCGTCCTCAAGATGTCTCAGTAGAGGAAATTGCTTGGTTAAAACGACTACGGCAGGGTTTAGATAAAACTCGTCTTAGTTTAGTAAATCAGCTTAAAGCTCTGGTGGGTAAGGGACCACTTAATGCTGATGCGGTCGATGAGATTGAAGCTTTACTGCTCCAAGCCGATGTGGGTGTAAAAGCTACGGACTTAATTATTCAAAAACTTCAAGCTAAAATCCGTGATGAAGTTCTACCTCCCGAGGCCGCGATCGCTTTTTTAAAACAAATTTTACAGGAAATATTAGAGCAGCCATTTCAAAATACCCGAACTCCAGTGAGATTAGCTCCCGAACAGAATCAGCTTAATGTTTGGTTAATTACTGGGGTAAATGGTGCAGGTAAAACCACAACCATTGGTAAGTTAGCACATTTATCTAAAAATTCTGGGTATAGTACCTTAATTGCCGCCGCCGATACCTTTAGGGCTGCTGCTGTGCAACAAGTGCAAGTGTGGGGCGATCGCTCTGGGGTTGAAGTCATTGCTAATATTGGCAAAAATACTGATCCAGCTTCAGTGGTATTTGATGCGATCGTGTCTGCTCAATCTCGTGGGACAGAACTTCTCTTGGTAGATACTGCGGGAAGGCTACAAAACAAACAGAATTTAATGGATGAATTGAGTAAAATCCGCCGCATTGTCGATAAAAAAGCTACTGGTGCAAAGGTAGAGTCTCTGCTAGTCTTAGATGCAACTCTAGGGCAGAACGGTTTAAGACAGGCGGAAGTTTTCACTAAGTCTGCTGGGATTAGTGGGGTTATCCTTACTAAGCTAGATGGTACAGCCCGAGGTGGGGTGGCGATCGCTGTGGTACAACAACTTGGACTACCGATTCGGTTTATTGGAGCTGGAGAGGGTATTAATGACCTTAGACCTTTCTCTAGTTATGAATTTGTTGAGGCACTTTTGAGTAGTTAA